Proteins encoded within one genomic window of Panicum virgatum strain AP13 chromosome 1N, P.virgatum_v5, whole genome shotgun sequence:
- the LOC120653257 gene encoding uncharacterized protein LOC120653257, whose translation MARKKRKAVIDLESSEECDAGKFDDLYDSESDLHIDVDNLSDHSYSPDDDSVKRAAYKQLLKEYTEIKLLTRKLALSLSKEEKKSHSLKRPKDAFTRFSVSNLSSVIDSLTPDQKKIIDDFGFGSLLHFDKCFVPNKFAQWVARLVNHRSGDIVIDGKVISLTKQSVHLVLGLPISDKPFPVNPATGKAVVLSKFGKKSIPSVSFFANKFLDKEPMSDEEVLICFILVAMHSFLCANSSVTPSYKYFGIFEDLHNAKQYDWCGYILDWLLDCSCLSQYELHKAAQCSPCNDNSHIGQLHSSPSTAANRSVHDMRIVTPLPVPNLSRSASKSCNPNLTSASVDRVMANLMKKTPVVETSPKFDSAPSSSTQSIPHDIKTPSKFIVPPSGYPPDHPVSRSLNKKYCHSNSKPLDSDELNVKTPLSDSNNHVEKSVSFGVQAPASNDIIMLDAENRCVPDSVSPSPRPSLSRLASLKKKSGKENVPPDSANMDQVIMQTLDFTPHSSDRIDSRLPKPRSVLKSQAWHSKSCSQKRSSPDVQILGEPSLAENVLNMSRKAEQLYNSNLQVSVKTPNPVTVVGICASAHHFDFTSQSQPFKIRDSSTGGKQPLHGPRRLAFPGPVLRGDFVTNNKRFAVTKSEIQNYKVICKLASSKFQSEDAVNLFGVRCTFWCLGESLKPGGQVKSFIVSAFCFSLFQKPNGHPDTSKRHYFFPNIGENLLKDIDDADQDILGRAFIKSSKARPLKHSNLLVFPTCFEDHWFVFIVDIKDKKYVMLDSYYKETDEFQEIVRERMRDSFEHHWKKFLGFEMGFDDYDFMYSVVPEQPLDNNSDSGIYAMMFIEH comes from the exons ATGGCGAGGAAGAAGCGTAAAGCTGTTATAGATTTAGAAAGCTCTGAAGAATGTGATGCTGGGAAGTTTGATGACTTGTATGATTCTGAATCTGATCTCCATATTGATGTTGACAATCTCAGTGAT CATTCATATTCTCCTGATGATGATAGTGTCAAACGTGCTGCTTATAAACAACTTCTTAAGGAG TATACTGAAATTAAGCTTTTGACGAGGAAGTTGGCCTTGTCTCTCTCTAAAGAG GAAAAGAAGTCCCACTCATTGAAAAGGCCAAAAGATGCTTTTACAAGATTCTCTGTTTCCAACCTTTCGTCAGTCATTGATTCTTTGACTCCTGATCAAAAGAAGATTATTGATGATTTTGGATTTGGTTCTCTACTTCATTTTGATAAGTGCTTTGTTCCAAATAAGTTTGCTCAGTGGGTTGCTAGGCTTGTGAATCATAGATCTGGTGATATTGTTATTGATGGCAAAGTTATTTCTCTTACAAAGCAATCAGTACATCTAGTTCTTGGTCTCCCAATTTCTGATAAACCTTTTCCTGTCAATCCTGCTACTGGTAAAGCTGTGGTTCTGTCTAAGTTTGGAAAGAAATCTATCCCATCGGTTTCCTTCTTTGCGAACAAATTCTTGGATAAAGAACCTATGTCAGATGAAGAAGTCTTGATTTGTTTCATTCTGGTTGCTATGCATAGTTTTCTGTGTGCTAATTCATCAGTGACACCTAGTTATAAGTATTTTGGTATATTTGAAGATCTTCATAATGCCAAACAGTATGATTGGTGTGGGTATATCTTGGATTGGTTGCTTGATTGC TCTTGTTTGTCTCAATACGAGCTCCATAAAGCAGCACAATGTTCCCCATGCAATGATAATTCTCATATTGGACag ctacactcttctccttccactgcagcaaatcgatctgTTCATGATATGCGAATTGTTACTCCCTTGCCCGTTCCTAACTTGAGTCGATCTGCCTCTAAATCATGTAACCCTAAT TTGACTTCAGCTTCTGTTGATAGAGTCATGGCAAATTTAATGAAGAAAA CTCCTGTTGTTGAAACCTCTCCTAAATTTGATTCTGCGCCTTCCAGTTCTACACAAAGCA TTCCTCATGATATCAAGACTCCCTCCAAATTTATTGTTCCTCCCTCTGGTTATCCCCCAGATC ATCCTGTGTCTCGGTCTTTGAACAAGAAATACTGTCATTCGAATTCTAAACCTCTTGACTCTGATGAACTTAATGTTAAGACTCCACTTTCTGATTCTAATAATCATGTTGAGAAGTCTGTTTCATTTGGTGTGCAAGCTCCTGCTTCAAATGATATTATAATGCTTGATGCTGAGAATAGATGTGTTCCGGATTCTGTTTCACCATCTCCCAGGCCTTCTTTATCCCGTTTAGCTTCTCTTAAG aagaAAAGTGGCAAAGAAAATGTGCCCCCCGATTCAGCTAATATG GATCAAGTTATAATGCAAACATTGGACTTCACTCCTCATAGCTCTGATAGAATTGATTCCAGGCTGCCTAAACCTAGATCAGTTCTTAAATCCCAAGCTTGGCACTCAAAGTCCTGTTCTCAGAAGAGG tCTTCTCCTGATGTTCAAATTCTTGGTGAACCATCTCTAGCAGAGAATGTGCTGAATATGTCCAGAAAAGCAGAACAATTGTATAATTCTAATTTACAAGTGTCTGTTAAAACTCCTAATCCAGTGACTGTTGTTGGAATTTGTGCTTCTGCTCATCATTTTGATTTTACCTCTCAATCTCAACCATTCAAGATCAGAGATTCATCTACTGGTGGGAAACAGCCATTGCATGGTCCCAGACGTTTAGCATTTCCTGGTCCTgttcttcgtggtgattttgtTACTAACAATAAGAGGTTTGCTGTTACTAAATCTGAAATTCAAAACTACAAAGTTATTTGTAAGCTTGCTTCGTCCAAGTTTCAAAG TGAGGATGCTGTGAATCTGTTTGGTGTTCGCTGTACCTTTTGGTGTCTTGGTGAATCACTAAAACCTGGTGGGCAAGTCAAGAGTTTTATTGTCTCTGCATTCTGCTTTAGTTTGTTCCAAAAACCAAATGGTCATCCTGATACATCAAAGAGACACTATTTTTTCCCCAACATTGGT gAGAATTTGTTAAAAGATATTGATGATGCTGATCAAGATATTTTGGGGCGTGCTTTTATAAAGTCATCTAAAGCAAGACCCTTGAAGCATTCTAATTTG CTCGTTTTTCCTACATGCTTTGAAGATCATTGGTTTGTTTTTATCGTTGATATTAAGGATAAGAAATATGTCATGCTTGACTCTTATTATAAGGAAACTGATGAATTTCAAGAAATCGTTCGTGAAAGAATG AGAGATTCTTTTGAGCATCATTGGAAAAAATTTCTTGGTTTCGAGATGGGATTTGATGACTATGATTTCATGTATTCAGTAGTACCCGAGCAACCTCTTGATAACAA CTCTGATTCTGGTATATATGCTATGATGTTTATTGAGCACTAG